A region of the Rickettsiales bacterium genome:
TATAAATCATATCGCATTATATGCTTGCTGGAAATTTTATCGCAAGCGGGATTGAGGGTTTCTGAGGTTATAAATCTAAAAATTACCGATATTCAAAAAGCCAATTATCAAGGCAAGGATAAATATTTTATGATAATTTCTGGCAAGGGCAATAAAGAGAGGCTCGTTCCAATTTCAGAAAATCTGCATAAAAATATTAGCAAATATCTGGTTTTTTTGAAAGATTACCTGGCTGAAAAGCAAGAAAATATGCCTAAAATTAGTTTGGCTCACAAAAAAAATTATTTATTTCCATCTAGCAATAAATCGGGCTTTATAACAAGGCAACAGGTTGCAAATATTCTTAAGGAGTATGCTTTGAAGGCTGGGATTTCACCTAGTAAAATCTCCCCACATATATTACGCCATTCTTTTGCGACTAATATTCTTGATAAAGGCTTGGATTTAAGAGTTTTACAAGAAATCCTTGGTCATAGCGATATATCCACCACGCAAATTTATACCCACACTAATATAAGTAAGCTAAAAAACTTCGTGGAAGCCAACCACCCACTCGCTAAAGGGTAGATGATGGAATAAGGGCATTGGGAGTTAGGTCATTTCGAACGAAGAGAGAAATCCGGCTATAGGTTTTTCTATTTAGATATTATGACTCGTGTTCCCATCTCCCAACCCCTAAATCCCCCCCTCTAACACCTTACCCCTAGCCCCTAGAACCTCATTTCCACTTTTTCCCTTGACACTTCGGGGAATATCTGTAAATAGGCATTCCCAAATTAGTATTTTTAAGATGAAAAATAAAGCTACAAAAACCTTTACACCTGCTTCAGTTAAACGCAATTGGCACTTAGTTGATGCCACTGATTTAGTCGCAGGAAGGCTTGCTTCTGAAGTTGCAAAGTTACTTCGTGGTAAGAATAAACCTACATATACCCCAAACCAAGATGTTGGTGATTATGTTGTTGTTATCAATGCTGAGAAAGTTTGCTTAAAAGGCAATAACAAATTACGTGATAAAACATATTACCGCCATACTGGTTTCGCAGGTGGTATTAAAGAAACTACACCTTTCAAAGTTCTTGCTGGTAAAAAGCCTGAATTTATTATTGAAAAAGCAGTGCAAAGAATGATTTCTCGTGAAGATGTTTTAGGTAGAGCTCAATTCAACAAATTATTTGTTTATGCGGGTTCAAATCACCCTCACCAAGCACAAAACCCAATTCCTTATGATATTGCCTCTCTTAATGAGAAAAATAAAAGGTTTAGAACAAAATAATAACTTATTTTTATGATTAATATCCCAACAACAGAATTAAAGAAATCTAAGAAGAAAGTTGCTTCTGCTGAAGTTGCAAATGATGATGTTTCTTCTAGAAAAACTGCTAAATTAGATGCACAAGGCAGAGCTTACGGCACTGGTAGAAGGAAAGATGCCTCTGCTAGAGTTTGGATTAAACCCGGCACTGGTAAATTTACAATTAACGGTCAAGATATCAAAGCATATCTTAAACGCCCAGTATTACAAATGATTGTTAACCAGCCATTTGATGTTGTTAATTCAACAAGTAAGTTTGATGTTTTTGCAACCGTTGAAGGTGGCGGATTATCTGGTCAAGCTGGTGCTATTAGACACGGAATCAGCAGAGCTTTAGATAATTATAACCCTGAAGTTAACCATTCGCCACTTAGAAAATCTGGCTTCTTAACTCGTGATCCTAGAGTTGTTGAGCGTGAGAAATTCGGTCACAAAAAAGCTCGTAGAAGCTTCCAGTTCTCTAAGAGATAATTCTCAAAGAATATTACTTATCTTATTCCAAAACCCCACTTCAAGTGGGGTTTTTTTATGAAATTATATTTTCAATAATTTGTTTATCTGTAAAATCTCTAAGATTTTTGGGATTATCTGAATTTTTAAGATAGAAATTATACCACTCCGCTGTTAATTTTATGGCTTCGTATGGCTTTAATTTTGGCTTCCAGCCTAGTTCATTTTTTGCCTTGCTATTATCAAGACCAAGAAATTTAGCCTCATATAAAGCATTTTCATCAGCTTCAATTTTATAGGAAATTTTATTTTCTGAATTAAAATTCTCCAAAAATATTTTGGTTAAATTTTCTACATCAATTTTTTCTTCCTCTTTATCAGGGCCAAAATTATAAGCCTGATTATATTTTTTTGGCTCTTGAGAAATTTTATAAATAAGGGTTAAATAGCCATTTATACTTTCTAAAACATGTTGCCAAGGCCGAATTGCCCTTGGATTTCTTATAGAGATTTCTTGATTTTTTGTAATTGCCTCAAATATATCTGGCACTAAACGATTCTCTGAAAAATCGCCGCCACCTATAACATTGCCAGCTCTTGCAGTTGCAAGCTCAATATTTTTTTTGTTGAAAAATGATTCGCGGTAGGAATTGCTAATAATCTCAGCACAGGCTTTGGAAGCCGAATAAGGGTCTTTACCGCCTAATTTATCTGATTCAATAAAATCTCTTTTTTCTTCGTTATTTTCATAGCATTTATCAGAAGTAACATTCAAAATGGTTTGCACGGAACTAGTTTCTCTGCAAGCTTCAAACAGATTAATCAAACCCATTAAGTTTGTTTCAAAATTATTTACTGGGTTTTTAT
Encoded here:
- the rplM gene encoding 50S ribosomal protein L13; protein product: MKNKATKTFTPASVKRNWHLVDATDLVAGRLASEVAKLLRGKNKPTYTPNQDVGDYVVVINAEKVCLKGNNKLRDKTYYRHTGFAGGIKETTPFKVLAGKKPEFIIEKAVQRMISREDVLGRAQFNKLFVYAGSNHPHQAQNPIPYDIASLNEKNKRFRTK
- a CDS encoding tyrosine recombinase, yielding MKNSISAIEDFISMLASEKNASKNTLESYQRDLQQFSEAIKKPLLEADKNLIDEYISSLNKHFKASSISRKISAIRQFYHFLHSENHISKNPAKNILLPKKEKNLPKFLTENEIDTIKNQALLEGENYKSYRIICLLEILSQAGLRVSEVINLKITDIQKANYQGKDKYFMIISGKGNKERLVPISENLHKNISKYLVFLKDYLAEKQENMPKISLAHKKNYLFPSSNKSGFITRQQVANILKEYALKAGISPSKISPHILRHSFATNILDKGLDLRVLQEILGHSDISTTQIYTHTNISKLKNFVEANHPLAKG
- the rfbG gene encoding CDP-glucose 4,6-dehydratase: MNNFSKFFSGKKIFLTGHTGFKGSWASIALKNLGAKIYGFALPPENFRGSMFESLKISETLDFSEFGDIRDSQKLKKSIQKFEPEIILHLAAQPIVLRSYKNPVNNFETNLMGLINLFEACRETSSVQTILNVTSDKCYENNEEKRDFIESDKLGGKDPYSASKACAEIISNSYRESFFNKKNIELATARAGNVIGGGDFSENRLVPDIFEAITKNQEISIRNPRAIRPWQHVLESINGYLTLIYKISQEPKKYNQAYNFGPDKEEEKIDVENLTKIFLENFNSENKISYKIEADENALYEAKFLGLDNSKAKNELGWKPKLKPYEAIKLTAEWYNFYLKNSDNPKNLRDFTDKQIIENIIS
- the rpsI gene encoding 30S ribosomal protein S9, whose protein sequence is MINIPTTELKKSKKKVASAEVANDDVSSRKTAKLDAQGRAYGTGRRKDASARVWIKPGTGKFTINGQDIKAYLKRPVLQMIVNQPFDVVNSTSKFDVFATVEGGGLSGQAGAIRHGISRALDNYNPEVNHSPLRKSGFLTRDPRVVEREKFGHKKARRSFQFSKR